A window of Longimicrobiaceae bacterium genomic DNA:
TGCTGGGCGCCGCATCTCACCAGGACGGAGGGACGATGGACGTCGTGATCTTCGGTGCCACCGGGATGGTGGGCCAGGGCGTGCTGCGCGAGTGCCTGCTGGACGCGGAGATCGGCCGGGTCGTCACCGTCGGCCGCAGCGCGACCGGGCAGTCGCACCCGAAGCTGCTCGAGCTCGTGGTCCCGAATGTCGCCGACCTCTCTTCAATCGAGGGCGAGCTGGCGGGGCTCGATGCGTGCTTCTTCGCGGTCGGCGTGACCTCCGCCGGGCTTTCGGAGGCGGACTACACGAAGCTCACGCACGGTCTCACGGTAGATGTCGCGAACACGCTCGTCCGCCTGAACCCGCGGATGACGTTCGTCTTCGTCTCCGGCACGGGCGCGGACAGCACCGAGGCGGGACGGGTGATGTGGGCGCGCATCAAGGGCAAGGCGGAGAACGCGCTGCTGAAGATGCCGTTCCGCGCCGTGTACGTCTTCCGCCCGGCGGTGATCATCCCGCGGCATGGGATTCGGTCGCGGACGCGGCTCTACCGCGTCGGCTACGTCTTCCTGGCGCCGCTGCTGCCCGTCATCCGCGCGCTGGCGCCCAACTTCGCCACCACCACCGAGCGCCTGGGCCGCGCGATGATCGCCGTTGCCCGCAACGGCTACGCGAAACACATCCTGGAGGCGAAGGACATCAACCAGGTGTCGGTGGATTGATGGCGTTCGACCGCCGCGCCTGAGCATCCTGAGAGTGATCGGATGCGATAAATCGCACCCCTACAATCGGATAGCGTCTCGCGAGGCGGTGGAATCGCGGTTGCCGCATCGCGCCCGAACCGCATCGGCCGACCCGGAGCAGCCTACACCGTGGCTTCGCGCAGTCGTAGCCCGCGCGTTTACGCGCCCAGGCGGTGCCGCAGCGTGACATCTACGAGAGGCGGCGATCCGGCTTGGCTGGGCTGATCCGAATCAACCGAATCGAGAAGAGGCCGCATCCCGGGTGGAATGCGGCCTCTGCGATTTTGGTGGATCGTGATCGGTAGATGACGATCAGCCGCGGGCGATGCGGGCGACGCCTTCGATCAGTCGGTCCACGTCTTCGTCGGTATTGTACGGGGCGAGGCCGGCGCGGATGAGGCCGCCGCAATCCTCCAGACCCAGCCGCTCGCAGACGGTGACGGCGTAGAAGTTCCCGTTCCACACGAACACGCCCTCGTCCCCCAGCTTCGCCGCGACCGCGTCCGGCGGCGTACCCTCCACCGTGAACGCCACGGTGGGCGTGCGCGGGGAACTGGCGGGCGGACCGTAGATGCGTACGCCGCCGATCACCCCCAGCCCGTCCAGCAGCCGCCGCACGAGCGCGCCCTCGTGCTCGTCGATGCGCGCCATCGCGCGGGCGAGCGCGGCGCGGCGGCCGTCTCCGGCGGGCGCGGGGTCCAGCGACGCGATGAAGTCCACCGCGGCGCCCGTGCCGGCGATGCCCTCGTGGTTCAGCGTGCCGGTCTCCCAGCGCTCCGGCGCGTCGTTGCTGGCGGGCGGCACCTTGTACGGCGTGAACCGCTCCAGGTGCTCGCGCTTGGCCCACACGATACCCACGTGCGGCCCGAAGAACTTGTAGGCCGAGCACGCCAGGAAGTCGCACCCGAACGCCTGCACGTCCACCAGCCGGTGCGGCGCGTAGTGCACCGCGTCTACGTACGTGAGCGCCCCCGCCGCCCGCGCCAGCGAGCACACCCGCGAGACGTCGTTGATCGTGCCCACCGCGTTCGACGCCGCGCCGATCGCCACGAGCCGCGTCCGGTCCGACAGCATCTCCTCCAGCGCCGCGTAGTCCAGCGTCATCGTCTCCCGGTCGAACGGGACGGCGCGGACGGTGACGCCGCGGTCCTCCGCCATCCGCCGCCAGGGCGCCACGTTGGCCTGGTGGTCCAGCTCGGTCACGATCACCTCGTCGCCCGGCCCCCACTCCGCCCCCAGCGCACGGGAGAACGCGAACGTGAGCGTCGTCATGTTGGCGCCGAAGACGATCTCGTCCGCCCGGCTGTTCACGAAATCCGCCATCGCCTCACGCGCGGCGAGGATGGCGGCGTCGCTCTCGCGGCTGGTGAGGAAGGCGCCGTGCGTGTTGGCGTTGTGGTGCGTCAGGTAGCCCGCGACCGCGTCCGCGACGGACCGCGGCACCTGGCTGCCGCCCGGCCCGTCGAAGAAGGCGATCGGCTTCCCGCCTACGCGGCGCTCGAAGACGGGGAACGAAGTGCGGACGCGCGAGGCGAACTCGGAAGACGTCATGCGTGGCGCTCGGCAGATGAGGGCGATGTGCAAAAGCGAAGGGGTGGACGGCGCGCGGCCGTCCACCCCTTCAATCTATCCGGTCCGGGCAGGCTCAGGAAACCGCCCAGAAGCCTTCCAGCGCCGAGCCGTCCGGGCTCTCGCGCAGCTTCTCGAAGGCGCGGTTGCGGATCTGGCGGATGCGCTCGCGGGTGACGCCGAGCAGCGAACCGATCTCTTCCAGCGTGCGCTCCTCGCCCTCGTCCAGGCCGTAGTACAGGTAGAGGATCTTGCGCTCGCGCTCGGTGAGGTACTTCTCGAACATGCGCTCCAGGAAGTCGCGGCGCGCGGCCGACTCGACCTCTTCCTCGATCTCGTCGCTCTCGGTGCCGGCGAAGCGCTCGCCGAAGCTGGCCGAGTCGCGGTCGCCGCGGTCCAGCGGCGCGTCTAGCGAGAGCTCGCTGGCGGCCACGCGGCGCAGGGCGCGCACGGTATCCACCGGCTCGCCCATCTCGTTGGCGATCTCCTCGTCGGTGGGCGAGCGGCCCATCGACTGGGTGAGCGCCGTCTCCACGCGGGAGAGACGGACCAGGTTGGAGTTCTGGTTGAGCGGGATGCGCACGGAGCGCGTCTGCTCGGCCAGGGCCTGCAGCACCGTCTGGCGGATCCACCACACGGCGTACGAGATGAACTTCACTCCCTTGTCGGGATCGAACTTCTTCACCGCCTTCAGCAGCCCCTCGTTGCCGATGCACACCAGCTCGGCCAGGCCCAGCCCGCGCCCCTGGTACTTCTTCACGTACGAGATCACGAAGCGGAGGTTCGCGGTCACCAGCCTCTCGGCGGCCTGCTTGTCTCCGGCGCGCGCCCTGTGGGCCAGGGCACGCTCCTCGGCGGGGTCCTCGATGAGCGGGTACTTCTCCACGTCGTGCAGGTACTGGTCAAACGAATCGAGGGCCCGTGAGCTCAGGAACATGGTTCGGCTCGTCCTTTGGAGAAAGAACAAGAGCAGCGAGCCTCGTTGGCGTGCGAGGGCTCGCTGCTCCAGATTAAAGCGGCACGTCTCCCGGATTTTCGATCATAACCGGCTAATGTAAGCCTGAGATCGTCAACTGTCAAACTCCTGGTCATCCGGGTGGATCGCC
This region includes:
- a CDS encoding cysteine desulfurase-like protein is translated as MTSSEFASRVRTSFPVFERRVGGKPIAFFDGPGGSQVPRSVADAVAGYLTHHNANTHGAFLTSRESDAAILAAREAMADFVNSRADEIVFGANMTTLTFAFSRALGAEWGPGDEVIVTELDHQANVAPWRRMAEDRGVTVRAVPFDRETMTLDYAALEEMLSDRTRLVAIGAASNAVGTINDVSRVCSLARAAGALTYVDAVHYAPHRLVDVQAFGCDFLACSAYKFFGPHVGIVWAKREHLERFTPYKVPPASNDAPERWETGTLNHEGIAGTGAAVDFIASLDPAPAGDGRRAALARAMARIDEHEGALVRRLLDGLGVIGGVRIYGPPASSPRTPTVAFTVEGTPPDAVAAKLGDEGVFVWNGNFYAVTVCERLGLEDCGGLIRAGLAPYNTDEDVDRLIEGVARIARG
- a CDS encoding RNA polymerase sigma factor RpoD/SigA, with protein sequence MFLSSRALDSFDQYLHDVEKYPLIEDPAEERALAHRARAGDKQAAERLVTANLRFVISYVKKYQGRGLGLAELVCIGNEGLLKAVKKFDPDKGVKFISYAVWWIRQTVLQALAEQTRSVRIPLNQNSNLVRLSRVETALTQSMGRSPTDEEIANEMGEPVDTVRALRRVAASELSLDAPLDRGDRDSASFGERFAGTESDEIEEEVESAARRDFLERMFEKYLTERERKILYLYYGLDEGEERTLEEIGSLLGVTRERIRQIRNRAFEKLRESPDGSALEGFWAVS